Genomic DNA from Modestobacter versicolor:
CGCGATCCCGGGGCGCACGGCCTGGACCAGGTGGTCGACGTCCTCGCCGACGGCCACCGGCACCCCGACGACGACGTCCAGCTCGCCGAGGGCGGGGTCGCGCTTGGCCTTACCGGCCTCGAGCGAGGCGCCCCACACGTCGGCGGCCTTCTCGGGGTGGAAGAAGATCGGCTCCCACTTCTCGGCGATCTCGGCGGCCAGCTCGACGTTCTTCGGGCCGAGCGCGGCCAGCAGCACCGGCACCCGCTCGCGCACCGGGGTGTTGATCAGCTTGAGCGGCTTGCCCAGGCCGGTGCCCTGCTCGGCCGGCAGCGGCACGGTGTACTTCTTGCCCTCGTGGACCAGCCGCTCGCGGCGCCACACCTGGCGGCAGATCTCCACGATCTCCCGGGTGCGCTGCAGCGGGGCGTCGTAGGGCAGCCCGTGCCACCCCTCGATCACCTGCGGCCCGGAGGCGCCCAGGCCGAGGGTGAACCGGCCGTCGGAGACGAAGTCCAGCCCGGCGGCGGTCATCGCGATCAGCGCCGGGGTGCGGCTGTAGATGGGGAAGATGCCGCTCATCAGCTCGACCCGCTCGGTCACCGCCGCCAGGTAGCCGAGCTGGCTCACCGCGTCGAAGGTGTAGACCTCGGCGACCATCGCGACGTCGAGCCCGGCGGCCTCCAGGTCGCGGATCTCGTCCGCCGTCTGCTTGAAGTCCCCGCTGTAGCTGGCCTGGATCCCGATGCGCATCCGCGGAGGCTACCGTCACAGGACCCGCTGCCCCCACCCGCTCGCAGGCTCGCGGCGGGCCCCAGCAGGGGGCCTCAGAGCGGGCGGACGGTGCCGATCACGTGGGTGACGACGCGGACGCCGTCGACGTGGTGGGGCACCCGCGCGCCCGCTCCGGCGTCGGTCAGGTCGACCCGGACGACGTACTCCGCGTCCTGGCGGGACAGGCCCACCGCGGCCACCCCGGGGTCGGTGGCGAAGCGGGCGGCCAGTGCGCTCTTGGCGGCCCGGGCGGAGGCGCGGTCGGTCATGGCCCCATGGTGCCCCCGTCGACCGCGCCTGCCCAGGACCGCGGCCCCCGGCGTCCTCCCGGGGGGCTACCGGGTGGAGAGCCACTCCACGCCGAGGGTGCGCAGCACGGTCGCCAGCGGGTTGGCGAAGGTGACCCCGCCGCCGGCGCTGCCGCCCTCGGTCGAGCCGGCGAAGAGCAGGCCCAGCGGCGCCCGGTCGCGGCTGCGCCAGATCACCGAGCCGCTGTCGCCACCGGCGCTGAAGGCCCCGGTCAGCCCCTCGACCTCGACCTGGTCGTCGAAGGTGTGGACCCCGTCGTCGTACTGCACGCCGACGCCGTCGACCTCCACGGCGGTGATCCGGCCGCGGGTGTGCCCGGTCGTGCGGCCGACCTTCTCCACCAGCTCGTCGGGGTCGACGTCGTCGGCCGCCGCCACCGCAGCGGCCAGCGCGCCGCCGGGGTAGGCGGTGGGGTCGGCCTCGATGCCGGGGTCCAGGGCGGCCACCGCGGCGTCGACCAGGTTGCCGGAGTCGGTGAACCGGACGAAGCCGCTCAACGTGCCCACCCGGTCGGTCGGGGTGCCGCCGTCGGCCACCCCCGGCTGCAGCGCCAGGTCGCCCTCGACCGCCGCGTCGCTGTTGGCCAGCACGTGGTTGTTGGACAGCACCAGCAGCCCGTCGGAGCCCGGGCGGCGGACGAACCCGCCGAGCGTGCCGGCGGTGACGTCGGGGTGGCTGACCGACAGCCCCGGCCGCAGCGGCCGGACCCGGCGCTGCAGCTCGGCGGGTGACCAGCCGGTGGGGGAGGAGAACGGGCGCACCGGCCCTATCACCCGGACGTCGACCTCCTCCTTGGCCGCGTCGTCCAGGCCGGCGAGGACGACGTCGGCGTCGGACTGGTCGATCAGCCGGATGGCCAGGTGCACCTGGCCGGGGCCGACCGGGGCCAGCCCCAGCGCCACCCCGCTCCAGCGGGTCGGGACGCCGAGCGCGCTCGCGGCGGTGCCGGGTGCCTCGCTCAGCCGCTGGGACAGCCGGGCCTTCAGTTCGCGGGCGGAGTCGGGGAGCACGGCGGTACCTCCGGGGGGAGCGGGTGGTGAGCGGTTCGCCACCGACCGTAGGGCCGGGGGGTGACAGGAGCGACGCGAACGGAGCCCCGCGGAGGGCGCACCGCCGACGTGCGCGGGGTCCTCCCCAGCGCGGTCGTCCTCCGGTACCGTCGCCGCACACATCCCCCCGGGCGCGCGGCGACGCTCCCCGGGAATGGCCCACCGCCGTCCGCGGTTGGTACCGAGCAGACCGGCTGGCCCGGCTCTCGGACCACATGTCGACCCGGCTTTGACCGGGTCGAGAGGGCCGGGTACTGTGGTCAGCTGTGCCCAGGGTGTCCTGGGCCTGCTCCCGTTCGTGGTGCACCTGGGTGTCCTCCGGTCCTCTGGACCGGGTGGCGGACCAGGGGTCACTCCCGCCTCCGGCGGGGCCTGCCGCAAGGCCGGGTGACCGCGCCGAGTGGCGAGGGGCGACGAGTCCGGCCCGACCAGCTGGCCGGTTCTCGCGAAGGGCGACACGCCCGAACGCGGGGGCCGGACGGTGCGATACGGCCAGAATCGGACGGGCCGGGCGACCGGGCACACCACAGCACGCACCACATCCACAGCACGACCCAGCGCAGGTAGGAGATCCAGGCCACCCATGCCCACGATCAACCAGCTGGTCCGCAAGGGCCGCGAGGACAAGGTCGAGAAGACCAAGACCCCGGCGCTGAAGGGTTCCCCCCAGCGCCGCGGGGTGTGCACTCGCGTGTACACCACGACGCCGAAGAAGCCGAACTCGGCGCTGCGCAAGGTCGCCCGCGTCCGGCTCACCAGCGGCATCGAGGTGACCGCCTACATCCCGGGCGTCGGTCACAACCTGCAGGAGCACTCCATGGTGCTCGTGCGCGGCGGCCGTGTGAAGGACCTCCCCGGCGTGCGCTACAAGATCATCCGCGGTTCGCTGGACACCCAGGGCGTCCGCGGTCGCAAGCAGGCTCGCAGCCGGTACGGCGCGAAGAAGGAGAAGAGCTAATGCCGCGCAAGGGCCCCGCGCCGAAGCGTCCGCTCGTCGCCGACCCGGTGTACCAGTCCCAGCTGGTGACCCAGCTGGTGAACAAGGTCCTCGTCGACGGCAAGCGCTCGATCGCCGAGGCGATCGTCTACGGCGCCCTCGAGGGCGTCCGGGCGAAGAACGACACCGACCCGGTCGTCACGCTCAAGCGCGCGCTGGACAACGTGAAGCCGGCCCTCGAGGTCCGCAGCCGCCGCGTGGGTGGTGCGACCTACCAGGTGCCGATCGAGGTCCGCGCCTCCCGCAGCACGACCCTCGGCCTGCGCTGGCTGATCCAGTACAGCCGGGCCCGTCGCGAGAAGACGATGACCGAGCGCCTCATGAACGAGCTGCTGGACGCCAGCAACGGTCTGGGTGCCGCGGTCAAGCGCCGCGAGGACACCCACAAGATGGCCGAGTCGAACAAGGCCTTCGCGCACTACCGCTGGTGACGTCAGTCCACCAGCAGCCGCTGCCCGCGGTGACCCCGGGCGATCCCCGGGCACCGCGCACGGACGAGAAGGAAGAGGAGTAAGGGACATGGCCCAGAACGAGGCCCAACTCGCCAAGACCCGCAACATCGGGATCATGGCGCACATCGACGCCGGCAAGACGACGACGACCGAGCGGATCCTCTTCTACACCGGCATCAGCTACAAGATCGGTGAAGTCCACGACGGCGCGGCCACGATGGACTGGATGGAGCAGGAGCAGGAGCGCGGCATCACCATCACGTCCGCCGCGACCAAGTGCTCCTGGAACGGCCACGACATCAACATCATCGACACCCCCGGGCACGTCGACTTCACCGTCGAGGTGGAGCGGTCGCTGCGGGTGCTCGACGGTGCGGTCGCGGTCTACGACGGCGTCGCCGGTGTCGAGCCGCAGACCGAGCAGGTCTGGCGGCAGGCGGAGAAGTACGGCGTCCCGCGCATGTGCTTCGTCAACAAGCTCGACCGCACCGGCGCGGACTTCTTCCGCTGCGTCGACATGATGGTCGAGCGCCTGGCGGCGAACCCGCTGGTGCTGCAGCTGCCCATCGGTGCCGAGGCCGACTTCATCGGCGTCGTCGACCTGGTCCAGATGCGTGCGCTCACCTGGCGCGGTGAGACCAAGATGGGCGAGGACTACGACATCGAGGAGATCCCGGCCGAGCTCGCCGACCAGGCCGCCGAGTACCGCGAGAAGCTGCTCGAGAACATCGCGGACTTCGACGACTCGCTGATGGAGGACTACCTCGGCGGCGAGGAGATCGCAGTCGACCGCCTCAAGGCGGCCATCCGCAAGGCGACCATCGCCGGTCAGGTCAACCCGGTCGTGACGGGGACGGCGTTCAAGAACAAGGGCATCCAGCCCATGCTCGACGCCGTCGTGGACTACCTGCCCAGCCCGCTGGACATCGAGGCCATCGTCGGCACCGCGCTCGACGGTGAGACCGAGGTCCTGCGGCACGCTGACGAGAACGAGCCGTTCTCCGCGCTGGCCTTCAAGATCCAGACCGACCAGCACCTGGGCAAGCTGACCTACATCCGGGTCTACTCCGGCAAGCTCGACGCGGGCTCCCCGGTGCTGAACAGCACCAAGGACCGCAAGGAGCGGGTCGGCAAGATCTACCAGATGCACGCCAACAAGCGCGAAGAGCGTGCGGGCGTGGGCGCCGGCGAGATCGTGGCCGTCAACGGCATGAAGCAGACGACGACGGGTGACACCCTCTGCGACCCGCAGAGCCCGGTCATCCTCGAGTCGATGACCTTCCCGGCCCCGGTCATCTCGGTCGCCATCGAGCCGAAGACGAAGGGCGACCAGGAGAAGCTGGGCACGGCGATCCAGAAGCTCGCCGAGGAGGACCCGACCTTCCAGGTCCGCCTGGACGAGGAGACCGGCCAGACCGTCATCTCCGGCATGGGCGAGCTCCACCTGGAGATCCTGGTCGACCGGATGCGCCGCGAGTTCCGCGTCGAGGCCAACGTCGGCAAGCCGCAGGTGGCCTACCGCGAGACGATCCGCAAGCGGGTCGAGAAGGTCGACTACACCCACAAGAAGCAGACGGGTGGCTCCGGCCAGTTCGCGAAGGTCCAGGTCACGATCGAGCCCCTCGAGGTCGCGGCCGACGGCCCGACCTACGAGTTCGAGAACGCCGTGACCGGTGGTCGCATCCCGCGGGAGTACATCCCGTCGGTCGACGCCGGCATGCAGGACGCCATGCAGTACGGCATCCTCGCCGGCTACCCGATGGTCGGCGTGAAGGCGACGCTGATCGACGGTCAGTACCACGAGGTCGACTCCTCGGAGATGGCCTTCAAGATCGCCGGCTCGATGGTCTTCAAGGAGGCCGCACGCAAGGCCAGCCCGGCCCTGCTCGAGCCGCTGATGGCCGTCGAGGTCGTCACCCCCGAGGACTACATGGGTGACGTCATCGGCGACCTGAACTCCCGCCGCGGGACCATCCAGGCGATGGAGGAGCGCTCCGGCGCTCGCGTCGTCCGGGCCCTGGTGCCGCTGTCGGAGATGTTCGGCTACGTGGGCGACCTGCGCAGCCGCACCCAGGGACGGGCGAGCTACACCATGGTGTTCGACTCGTACGCCGAGGTCCCGGCCAACGTCGCCAAGGAGATCATCGCCAAGGCGACTGGCGAATAACCAGTCGGTCGGCCGCGGGTGACCACCCGCGGCCGGCGAGCACCGCCCGCACCCCCAGACACGCGCACGACTGCGAAGACACGGAGAGAGGATCCCAGTGGCCAAGGCCAAGTTCGAGCGGACCAAGCCGCACGTCAACATCGGCACCATCGGGCACATCGACCACGGCAAGACGACGCTGACCGCGGCGATCACCAAGGTCCTGCACGACAAGTACCCGAACCTCAACGAGGCGTCTGCGTTCGACCAGATCGACAAGGCGCCCGAGGAGAAGGCCCGCGGCATCACGATCTCGATCGCTCACGTCGAGTACCAGACCGAGAACCGCCACTACGCGCACGTCGACTGCCCCGGGCACGCCGACTACATCAAGAACATGATCACCGGTGCCGCGCAGATGGACGGCGCGATCCTGGTGGTCGCCGCGACCGACGGCCCGATGCCGCAGACCAAGGAGCACGTGCTCCTGGCCCGCCAGGTCGGTGTCCCCTACATCGTCGTGGCGCTCAACAAGGCCGACATGGTCGACGACGAGGAGATCCTCGAGCTCGTCGAGCTGGAGGTCCGCGAGCTGCTGTCCGAGTACGAGTTCCCGGGCGACGACGTCCCCGTGGTCCGCGTCTCGGCGCTGAAGGCCCTCGAGGGCGACGCCGAGTGGGGCGACAAGCTCATGGAGCTCATGGACGCCGTCGACTCGGCGATCCCCGAGCCCGAGCGTGAGATCGACAAGCCGTTCCTCATGCCCGTCGAGGACGTCTTCACCATCACCGGTCGCGGCACCGTCGTCACCGGTCGCGTGGAGCGCGGCATCGTCAAGGTCTCCGAGGAGATCGAGATCGTCGGCATCCGCCCGACCTCGTCGAAGACCACGGTCACCGGCGTCGAGATGTTCCGCAAGCTGCTCGACCAGGGCCAGGCCGGTGACAACGTCGGTCTGCTGCTGCGCGGCATCAAGCGCGAGGACGTCGAGCGCGGCCAGGTCGTCGTGAAGCCGGGTTCCATCACCCCGCACACGAACTTCGAGGGCTCGGTCTACATCCTCTCGAAGGACGAGGGCGGCCGGCACACGCCGTTCTTCAACAACTACCGCCCGCAGTTCTACTTCCGCACCACGGACGTCACCGGCGTCGTCACGCTGCCCGCGGGCACCGAGATGGTCATGCCGGGCGACAACACCGAGATGACGGTGGAGCTCATCCAGCCCATCGCCATGGAGGAAGGCCTGCGCTTCGCGATCCGTGAGGGTGGCCGCACCGTCGGCGCCGGCCGGGTCGTCAAGATCAACAAGTGACACCCTGACGGGCGGCGGCCGGATCGGCCGCCGCCCGTCAGCCGGGTCGGGAGACCCGACCCAGGGTCAGCAGACCCACTTGAACTTTCACAACCGATCGGCAGGAGCAAAGACACCGATGGCGGGACAGAAGATCCGCATCCGGCTGAAGGCCTATGACCACGAGGCGATCGATGCCTCGGCGCGGCGCATCGTGGACACGGTGACCAAGACCGGAGCGCGCGTCGTCGGCCCGGTGCCGCTGCCGACGGAGAAGAACGTCTACTGCGTCATCCGCTCGCCGCACAAGTACAAGGACTCGCGCGAGCACTTCGAGATGCGCACGCACAAGCGGCTCATCGACATCCTCGACCCGACGCCGAAGACGGTCGACGCGCTCATGCGCATCGACCTGCCGGCCTCGGTCGACGTCAACATCCAGTAAGGGCTGTCCCAGACATGGCGAGCACATTCCGTGGTCTCCTCGGCGAGAAGCTGGGGATGACCCAGGTCTTCGACGAGAACAACCGCATCGTGCCGGTGACCGTCGTCAAGGCGGGCCCGTGCGTGGTCACGCAGGTCCGCACCCCGGAGAAGGACGGCTACTCCGCCGTCCAGCTCGGGTTCGGCGCGATCGACCCCCGCAAGGTGAACAAGCCCGAGGGCGGGCACTTCGCCAAGGCGGGCGTCACGCCCCGGCGGCACGTGGTCGAGCTCCGCACCGCGGACGCCGGCGACTACACGGTCGGCCAGGAGCTGACCACCGACGTGTTCGACGGCGTCACCAAGGTCGACGTCATCGGCACCAGCAAGGGCAAGGGCACCGCCGGCGTCATGAAGCGTCACGGCTTCAAGGGCCTGGGTGCCGGCCACGGCACGCACCGCAAGCACCGCGCGCCCGGCTCGATCGGCGGGGCCTCGACCCCGGGTCGTGTCTTCAAGGGCATGCGCATGGCCGGCCGGATGGGCGTGGCCACCACGACCACCCTGTCGCTGAAGGTGCACGCGGTCGACGCCGAGAAGGGCCTCGTGCTGATCAAGGGCGCCGTCCCCG
This window encodes:
- the rpsG gene encoding 30S ribosomal protein S7, which gives rise to MPRKGPAPKRPLVADPVYQSQLVTQLVNKVLVDGKRSIAEAIVYGALEGVRAKNDTDPVVTLKRALDNVKPALEVRSRRVGGATYQVPIEVRASRSTTLGLRWLIQYSRARREKTMTERLMNELLDASNGLGAAVKRREDTHKMAESNKAFAHYRW
- the rpsL gene encoding 30S ribosomal protein S12, encoding MPTINQLVRKGREDKVEKTKTPALKGSPQRRGVCTRVYTTTPKKPNSALRKVARVRLTSGIEVTAYIPGVGHNLQEHSMVLVRGGRVKDLPGVRYKIIRGSLDTQGVRGRKQARSRYGAKKEKS
- a CDS encoding LLM class F420-dependent oxidoreductase — translated: MRIGIQASYSGDFKQTADEIRDLEAAGLDVAMVAEVYTFDAVSQLGYLAAVTERVELMSGIFPIYSRTPALIAMTAAGLDFVSDGRFTLGLGASGPQVIEGWHGLPYDAPLQRTREIVEICRQVWRRERLVHEGKKYTVPLPAEQGTGLGKPLKLINTPVRERVPVLLAALGPKNVELAAEIAEKWEPIFFHPEKAADVWGASLEAGKAKRDPALGELDVVVGVPVAVGEDVDHLVQAVRPGIALYVGGMGAKGKNFYNDLARRYGYEQEAETIQDLYLAGRKDEAAAAVPEDLVRATSLIGPQSYVAERIAAFREAGVTTINLQPLDDSREGRLRTVETMRRLAG
- the rpsJ gene encoding 30S ribosomal protein S10, producing the protein MAGQKIRIRLKAYDHEAIDASARRIVDTVTKTGARVVGPVPLPTEKNVYCVIRSPHKYKDSREHFEMRTHKRLIDILDPTPKTVDALMRIDLPASVDVNIQ
- the tuf gene encoding elongation factor Tu encodes the protein MAKAKFERTKPHVNIGTIGHIDHGKTTLTAAITKVLHDKYPNLNEASAFDQIDKAPEEKARGITISIAHVEYQTENRHYAHVDCPGHADYIKNMITGAAQMDGAILVVAATDGPMPQTKEHVLLARQVGVPYIVVALNKADMVDDEEILELVELEVRELLSEYEFPGDDVPVVRVSALKALEGDAEWGDKLMELMDAVDSAIPEPEREIDKPFLMPVEDVFTITGRGTVVTGRVERGIVKVSEEIEIVGIRPTSSKTTVTGVEMFRKLLDQGQAGDNVGLLLRGIKREDVERGQVVVKPGSITPHTNFEGSVYILSKDEGGRHTPFFNNYRPQFYFRTTDVTGVVTLPAGTEMVMPGDNTEMTVELIQPIAMEEGLRFAIREGGRTVGAGRVVKINK
- the fusA gene encoding elongation factor G; the encoded protein is MAQNEAQLAKTRNIGIMAHIDAGKTTTTERILFYTGISYKIGEVHDGAATMDWMEQEQERGITITSAATKCSWNGHDINIIDTPGHVDFTVEVERSLRVLDGAVAVYDGVAGVEPQTEQVWRQAEKYGVPRMCFVNKLDRTGADFFRCVDMMVERLAANPLVLQLPIGAEADFIGVVDLVQMRALTWRGETKMGEDYDIEEIPAELADQAAEYREKLLENIADFDDSLMEDYLGGEEIAVDRLKAAIRKATIAGQVNPVVTGTAFKNKGIQPMLDAVVDYLPSPLDIEAIVGTALDGETEVLRHADENEPFSALAFKIQTDQHLGKLTYIRVYSGKLDAGSPVLNSTKDRKERVGKIYQMHANKREERAGVGAGEIVAVNGMKQTTTGDTLCDPQSPVILESMTFPAPVISVAIEPKTKGDQEKLGTAIQKLAEEDPTFQVRLDEETGQTVISGMGELHLEILVDRMRREFRVEANVGKPQVAYRETIRKRVEKVDYTHKKQTGGSGQFAKVQVTIEPLEVAADGPTYEFENAVTGGRIPREYIPSVDAGMQDAMQYGILAGYPMVGVKATLIDGQYHEVDSSEMAFKIAGSMVFKEAARKASPALLEPLMAVEVVTPEDYMGDVIGDLNSRRGTIQAMEERSGARVVRALVPLSEMFGYVGDLRSRTQGRASYTMVFDSYAEVPANVAKEIIAKATGE
- the rplC gene encoding 50S ribosomal protein L3: MASTFRGLLGEKLGMTQVFDENNRIVPVTVVKAGPCVVTQVRTPEKDGYSAVQLGFGAIDPRKVNKPEGGHFAKAGVTPRRHVVELRTADAGDYTVGQELTTDVFDGVTKVDVIGTSKGKGTAGVMKRHGFKGLGAGHGTHRKHRAPGSIGGASTPGRVFKGMRMAGRMGVATTTTLSLKVHAVDAEKGLVLIKGAVPGPRGGLLLVRSAVKGGPVGSDTK